DNA from Corynebacterium stationis:
TGGGTCTTGGAAGACTTGTAAGAGCAGTGCTCCGACCACATCACGGAGTAAACCGTCAGCTCAGCATCGGTTGGGCGGCGGCCCAAGATGCCTACAATCTTGTCGTATTCGTCTTGCTTTAAGCCGAGTTCTTCCCACGGCTGGTCTAGCTCGGGAGTGGCCTTTGCATTATCTACTGTGTCATTGGAAACAGTCATGTCACTCTCCTAAACAGTCGCCGTGATGGCATTGATCGCGGATACAAACAGACCCAGTCCATCGGTCGATGGGCCAGTCAGGGTCTCAATGGCATGCTCTGGGTGCGGCATAAGGCCAACGATGCGGCCGGTTTCATTCGTGATGCCAGCAATGTCATTCAGTGAGCCATTGAAGTTGTCGGTGTAGCGGAAGACTACTTGACCTTCGCCTTCTAGCTTGTCGATGGTCTCCGGCGCCGCCTGGAAACGTCCCTCACCGTGCTTAGCGGGAACAAAAATCTTATCGCCAGCTTCGAATTCGGTGGTCCATGCGGTGTTGTTGTTTACAACCTCGAGGTGGGTGTCCACGCAATGAAAATGCAGGCCCTTGTTGCGGGTTAGTGCTCCCTCAAGCAGGCCTGCTTCAGTCAAAATCTGGAAACCATTGCAAATGCCTAAGGTAGGCATGCCCTGGCGCGCGCGGTCAACGACGGACTGCATCACTGGCGCTAGTGCGGAAATCGCACCGGAGCGCAGGTAGTCACCATAGGAGAAGCCGCCGGGAACGACTACTGCGTCAACACCTTTCAAGTCGGTGTCGGCGTGCCAGAGGCTTACAGCCTCGGCGCCGGCAAGACGGACTGCGCGTTGTGCGTCGACATCGTCAAGCGTGCCGGGGAAAGTAATAACTCCGATTTTCGCGGTCAATTTACTTGACCTCCAGCCCTACAACTTCGTAGTCCTCGATGACGGTGTTTGCCAGCAAGCTTGCTGCGACCTTGTCTAGATCTTCAGCGCTGACTGAATCATCGACTTCGATTTCAAAGCGCTTGCCCTGACGGACATCGCTTACTCCGTTTACACCCAGGCGTCCAAGTGCACGGACAACAGCTTGTCCCTGCGGGTCGAGGATTTCAGCCTTGGGCATGACATTGACAACAACACGAGCCATAATTCTAAGCCTTACTGTGCGAGTTCTACTGCTAGTCTGCAATTGCCCACTTTAGCGGTTAGGCATGCAAAACTCCTAGACGGCAGGTACGCAGCACTCCCCACCTTTAACCCCGCGCGCGAATTTTTAAAGACGAAAACCCGAGGGGAAATGCTAAGAATGCATTTCCCCTCCCCCCGGTTGATGAACACGGTGTGTCCGATTTTTAAACCGCCGGAGAACTTTCAGCTTTGTTCAAGCAAACTCCCAGCTCGCTTCATTTCCTGCTGTTGCTGGGGCTGAGTATCGCTAATAGAAACAAGAAGGTTGCTTCACTGCACCTTTTCTATTTCCTCTTTACTCACACTTTCTTAAAGGATTTTTCTCCTATGTCTTCTCATCCGAAGCCAGCTTCTAAGCCCCGCTCTTCTGCGCGTCGCCTGCGCACTTTCGCGTTGGCTGCGCTGGCATCGACTTCTCTATCTGCCATCACCATCCCTGCCGCTTCTGCCACCCCAGAAGGCGATGACGTTGTCATCAGCGAAGTCTATGGCGGCGGCGGTAACAGCCGCGCTCCTTTTTCTCATGACTTCATTGAGCTGTTCAATCCAACCGAAGAAACCATCGATCTCGCGGATTGGAAAGTCGAATACTTCTCCAAGAACGGCAAC
Protein-coding regions in this window:
- the purS gene encoding phosphoribosylformylglycinamidine synthase subunit PurS, which translates into the protein MARVVVNVMPKAEILDPQGQAVVRALGRLGVNGVSDVRQGKRFEIEVDDSVSAEDLDKVAASLLANTVIEDYEVVGLEVK
- the purQ gene encoding phosphoribosylformylglycinamidine synthase subunit PurQ, with the protein product MTAKIGVITFPGTLDDVDAQRAVRLAGAEAVSLWHADTDLKGVDAVVVPGGFSYGDYLRSGAISALAPVMQSVVDRARQGMPTLGICNGFQILTEAGLLEGALTRNKGLHFHCVDTHLEVVNNNTAWTTEFEAGDKIFVPAKHGEGRFQAAPETIDKLEGEGQVVFRYTDNFNGSLNDIAGITNETGRIVGLMPHPEHAIETLTGPSTDGLGLFVSAINAITATV